A genomic stretch from Pararhizobium sp. IMCC21322 includes:
- the acnA gene encoding aconitate hydratase AcnA codes for MAKSLDSFKSRKQLTVKGKTYTYFSLTEAEKNGLAGISRLPISLKVLLENLLRFEDGRTVTADDIKAMAEWLVDHKSTREIAYRPARVLMQDFTGVPAVVDLAAMRDATAMLGGDPAKINPQVPVDLVIDHSVMVDNFGNVKAFQQNVDREYERNGERYTFLKWGQEAFENFRVVPPGTGICHQVNLEYLAQTVWTREEGGETIAYPDTLVGTDSHTTMVNGMAVLGWGVGGIEAEAAMLGQPVSMLIPEVIGFKLTGKLLEGVTATDLVLRVVEMLRAKGVVGKFVEFYGPGLSNISLEDASTIANMAPEYGATCGFFPVDDDTLRYLEISGREEDRIALVEAYSKDQGMFRSDDTPDPEFTSSLELNMDDVVPAIAGPKRPQDRVELSNAAPAFADAMQGEFKKFARTDRVAVEGREHDLGNGDVVIAAITSCTNTSNPSVMIGAGLLARNAHAKGLKVKPWVKTSLAPGSQVVTEYLKAANLQDDLNAMGFNLVGYGCTTCIGNSGPLPEEISEAINENDLVATSVLSGNRNFEGRVNPDVRANYLASPPLVVAYAIAGSMTIDITTESLGDDQDGNPVYLKDIWPSSQEIADLVRTSITRAMFRERYGDVFKGDEQWQNIKISGGMTYGWSDGSTYVQNPPYFDGMEMEPADVSDIKNAHVLGLFLDSITTDHISPAGSIKRDGPAGDYLIEHQVRPTDFNSYGARRGNHQIMMRGTFANIRIKNQMLDGVEGGMTRMEPAGEAMPIYDAAMAYKEAGTPLVVFAGKEYGTGSSRDWAAKGTRLLGVRAVIAESFERIHRSNLVGMGVLPLVFTGGDSWQSLGITGSEQVSISGLDDLKPRQNLNAEITFSDGTEKTVELLVRIDTEDELEYYRNGGILHYVLRNLVKAAA; via the coding sequence ATGGCTAAATCTCTAGACAGCTTCAAATCGCGAAAACAGCTTACCGTCAAAGGCAAGACTTACACCTATTTCAGCCTGACGGAAGCCGAGAAAAACGGTTTGGCCGGAATTTCTCGCCTGCCAATTTCATTGAAAGTTCTGCTGGAAAATCTGCTGCGATTTGAAGATGGCCGCACAGTGACTGCAGATGACATCAAAGCCATGGCCGAATGGCTGGTTGATCACAAATCCACGCGCGAAATCGCCTATCGCCCGGCCCGTGTGCTGATGCAGGATTTCACCGGCGTTCCTGCTGTTGTCGATCTGGCCGCCATGCGCGATGCAACAGCGATGCTCGGCGGAGATCCTGCCAAGATCAACCCGCAGGTCCCGGTTGATCTGGTCATCGATCACTCAGTGATGGTCGACAATTTCGGCAATGTAAAAGCGTTCCAGCAAAATGTTGATCGCGAATATGAGCGCAATGGTGAACGTTACACCTTCCTGAAATGGGGACAGGAAGCCTTCGAAAACTTCCGTGTTGTGCCACCAGGCACCGGTATCTGCCACCAGGTCAATCTGGAGTATCTGGCACAGACCGTCTGGACCAGGGAAGAAGGCGGCGAAACCATTGCCTACCCTGATACGCTGGTCGGTACTGACAGTCACACAACAATGGTCAACGGCATGGCCGTTCTTGGCTGGGGTGTTGGTGGCATTGAGGCTGAAGCCGCGATGCTGGGTCAGCCGGTTTCCATGCTGATACCGGAAGTGATCGGCTTCAAGCTGACCGGCAAGCTGCTTGAAGGCGTCACTGCTACTGATTTGGTTTTGCGGGTCGTTGAAATGCTGCGCGCTAAAGGCGTGGTCGGCAAGTTTGTTGAATTCTATGGTCCGGGTCTTTCCAACATCTCGCTGGAAGATGCGTCCACCATCGCAAATATGGCGCCTGAATATGGTGCCACTTGTGGCTTCTTCCCGGTTGATGATGATACTTTGCGTTATCTGGAAATCTCCGGCCGTGAAGAAGACCGTATTGCACTTGTGGAAGCCTATTCCAAAGACCAGGGCATGTTCCGCAGTGATGACACGCCGGACCCGGAATTCACCAGTTCGCTTGAACTGAACATGGATGATGTTGTTCCTGCGATCGCCGGACCAAAACGACCTCAGGATCGTGTTGAATTGTCCAATGCAGCGCCCGCTTTTGCGGATGCCATGCAGGGTGAGTTCAAAAAGTTTGCCCGTACTGATCGTGTTGCTGTCGAAGGCCGTGAACATGATCTTGGCAATGGTGACGTGGTTATTGCAGCCATTACGTCGTGCACCAACACATCCAACCCAAGCGTGATGATTGGTGCCGGCCTGCTGGCACGCAACGCACACGCCAAAGGCCTGAAGGTCAAGCCATGGGTCAAAACGTCCTTGGCACCTGGCTCTCAGGTCGTGACGGAATACCTGAAAGCCGCCAATCTTCAGGATGATCTGAATGCCATGGGCTTCAACCTCGTTGGTTACGGTTGCACAACCTGCATCGGTAACTCCGGCCCGCTGCCGGAAGAAATCTCTGAAGCGATCAACGAAAACGATCTGGTCGCGACATCTGTCCTGTCCGGCAATCGCAACTTTGAAGGTCGCGTCAATCCGGATGTGCGTGCCAACTATCTGGCATCACCGCCACTGGTCGTGGCCTATGCCATTGCCGGTTCGATGACGATTGACATCACCACGGAATCTCTCGGCGATGATCAGGACGGAAATCCTGTTTATCTGAAAGACATCTGGCCATCTTCCCAGGAAATCGCGGATCTGGTCCGCACGTCAATCACGCGTGCCATGTTCCGCGAACGCTATGGCGATGTGTTCAAGGGCGATGAGCAATGGCAGAACATCAAGATCTCCGGCGGCATGACCTATGGCTGGTCCGATGGCTCAACCTATGTCCAGAACCCGCCTTACTTCGACGGTATGGAGATGGAACCTGCTGATGTGTCCGACATCAAGAATGCCCATGTGCTGGGCCTGTTCCTGGACAGCATCACCACTGATCACATTTCACCGGCTGGTTCCATCAAACGCGATGGTCCGGCTGGCGATTATCTCATCGAGCATCAGGTGCGTCCGACCGACTTCAACTCCTACGGCGCACGCCGCGGCAACCATCAGATCATGATGCGCGGCACCTTTGCCAATATCCGCATCAAGAACCAGATGCTGGATGGTGTTGAAGGTGGCATGACCCGCATGGAGCCGGCTGGCGAAGCTATGCCCATCTATGATGCGGCTATGGCCTACAAGGAAGCTGGCACGCCGCTGGTTGTCTTCGCGGGCAAGGAATACGGCACGGGCTCATCCCGTGACTGGGCCGCCAAGGGCACACGCCTTTTGGGTGTGCGGGCCGTGATTGCTGAAAGCTTTGAGCGTATTCACCGCTCAAACTTGGTTGGCATGGGCGTTCTGCCATTGGTCTTTACCGGTGGTGACAGCTGGCAGTCTCTGGGCATCACAGGCTCCGAGCAGGTCAGCATCAGCGGCCTTGACGATCTGAAACCTCGCCAGAACCTCAATGCCGAGATCACATTCTCCGATGGCACGGAAAAGACGGTGGAATTGTTGGTTCGGATCGATACGGAAGACGAGTTGGAATACTACCGCAATGGCGGCATTCTGCACTATGTTCTGCGTAATCTGGTCAAAGCTGCCGCTTAG
- a CDS encoding alpha/beta fold hydrolase — MTALKIVLLALAALTLVLAAYTYATSRWLERVYPPSGAFIEVGDEQLHYLAKGEGQSIVLLHGASASLRDFEASLFDGLAQDHQVIAFDRPGYGYSTRTSENWPNPEVQADLIHQALEKLNVENPVIIGHSLAGSVVMAYLLKYPDQVSGGVLLAGATHSWTDGVSANVQLAGIPVLGKLFASTVVMPIGQLVFDGAVKNVFEPEQPTQDYRERTGAILALRPNAFQASAEDVRNLSDFLEQQSKRYGEINKPLLMITAEKDTIVPAWNHADRVEKQVPQSVQISLPGAGHALHHSQREEVESLIRNFISDLPSD; from the coding sequence ATGACCGCTCTCAAAATCGTACTTCTGGCTCTCGCAGCCCTTACCCTTGTTCTGGCAGCCTACACCTATGCCACAAGCCGCTGGCTGGAGCGTGTATACCCGCCTTCGGGCGCGTTCATTGAGGTGGGTGATGAGCAACTGCATTACCTGGCAAAAGGGGAAGGGCAGAGCATCGTCCTGCTGCATGGCGCGAGTGCGTCGTTGCGTGACTTTGAAGCCAGCCTGTTTGACGGCCTGGCACAAGACCATCAGGTTATTGCATTCGACCGACCGGGTTACGGATACAGCACCCGGACATCTGAGAATTGGCCCAATCCGGAAGTTCAGGCAGACCTGATCCATCAGGCACTTGAAAAACTGAATGTTGAGAACCCGGTGATCATCGGCCACTCACTGGCTGGCTCCGTGGTGATGGCCTATCTCCTCAAATATCCTGACCAGGTGTCTGGCGGTGTTCTATTGGCGGGTGCAACGCATTCCTGGACTGATGGTGTCAGTGCCAATGTGCAATTGGCGGGAATCCCTGTTCTGGGTAAATTGTTTGCATCCACAGTGGTCATGCCAATTGGCCAATTGGTGTTTGATGGAGCGGTCAAAAACGTCTTTGAACCGGAGCAGCCGACGCAAGATTATCGCGAGCGCACTGGTGCCATACTGGCCTTGCGGCCCAATGCGTTCCAGGCCAGCGCCGAAGATGTGCGCAATTTGAGCGACTTTCTGGAACAGCAGTCCAAACGCTATGGCGAAATCAACAAGCCACTACTCATGATTACGGCGGAAAAAGACACGATTGTGCCCGCATGGAACCATGCTGACAGGGTGGAGAAACAAGTGCCGCAATCTGTCCAGATATCGCTTCCCGGTGCCGGCCATGCTCTCCATCATAGCCAAAGGGAGGAAGTGGAAAGCCTGATCCGAAACTTCATCTCAGACCTTCCATCAGATTAA
- a CDS encoding Rrf2 family transcriptional regulator — translation MRLNQASDFALRILMLLASEDDPMTIDAVATRLSLVKSHIMKITAKLAQAGFVETQRGRNGGILLGRTPDQISVGDVVRLIEADFAIVECMKAETSTCTFMPQCLLRGVVHNAANAFLAVLDDCTLDQLIIAKVD, via the coding sequence ATGCGTCTCAATCAGGCAAGCGATTTCGCTCTTCGCATTCTCATGCTTCTGGCATCGGAAGATGATCCCATGACAATTGATGCGGTCGCCACGCGTCTGAGCCTGGTGAAGTCTCATATCATGAAGATTACTGCCAAATTGGCGCAGGCAGGCTTTGTTGAAACGCAGCGCGGCAGAAATGGTGGCATCCTGCTGGGGCGCACGCCAGATCAAATCTCGGTTGGAGACGTGGTTCGACTGATCGAAGCCGACTTTGCTATTGTCGAGTGCATGAAAGCAGAGACATCAACCTGCACCTTCATGCCCCAATGCCTGTTGCGGGGCGTTGTACACAACGCAGCCAATGCATTTCTTGCAGTGCTGGATGACTGCACTCTTGATCAGTTGATCATTGCAAAAGTCGACTGA
- the ccmA gene encoding heme ABC exporter ATP-binding protein CcmA, translated as MRLNVIDVVLVRGERRVVGPVNFDLSKGQSIAVRGPNGAGKSTLLRALAGLLPVESGTINLAGQEIDDDTPRGEHCHYFGHLDGLKSALSVEENLSFFKQLYGTGSSMLSIEEALQQVALAHTISLPVAYLSAGMRKRVALARLLLNRRPVWLLDEPTSALDTASQERLGVMMGAHLDAGGIIIAATHLPLPGGSETVLNLEPAMADTSLAEEVWL; from the coding sequence ATGCGTTTAAACGTCATAGATGTCGTTCTCGTGCGCGGGGAACGCCGCGTTGTTGGGCCTGTCAACTTTGACCTGTCAAAAGGTCAGTCCATTGCCGTGCGCGGGCCCAATGGCGCCGGGAAATCAACCCTTTTGCGCGCCCTTGCCGGATTGCTGCCTGTTGAAAGCGGAACCATAAATCTGGCGGGACAGGAGATCGATGATGACACGCCGCGCGGCGAACACTGTCACTATTTCGGACATCTCGATGGGTTGAAGAGTGCTTTGAGTGTGGAAGAAAATTTGAGTTTCTTCAAACAGCTCTATGGCACTGGCTCCTCTATGTTATCCATAGAGGAGGCTCTGCAACAAGTCGCACTTGCGCATACAATTTCGCTGCCCGTCGCCTATCTTTCAGCGGGCATGCGCAAGCGTGTGGCTTTAGCGCGCTTGCTTTTGAACAGGCGACCAGTGTGGCTTCTGGACGAGCCGACTTCGGCGCTGGATACCGCTTCTCAAGAGCGCCTTGGCGTAATGATGGGGGCTCACCTTGACGCCGGTGGAATAATTATTGCGGCCACCCATCTGCCGCTGCCCGGCGGCAGTGAAACTGTCCTGAACCTGGAGCCGGCAATGGCGGATACAAGCTTGGCGGAAGAGGTCTGGCTGTGA
- a CDS encoding cyclic diguanylate phosphodiesterase: MSSWNKAQLRDLTDRSIVRMELAADRAVTTIAEIHINGLTQCSPSTIEEYRKLIFSVASIKDIRLSDGQQTCAGFNADTVSQDLAETADWESATNPTLQFAATGAPKDSRFKIRWAGDEFDVVAVLSTGGLLDDIIPAALREQVSMKVVLNNGRTVAAYQQIAAEPDLVADWEPDFLVNAESQRYPITAYTSVSPDFLWNWRNFTSLEVELLIVLFSIIIGFLVGRAVFRPTGAVGEIDAALKNREFIPHYQPIVALNSGKIVGFEMLARWQRKSGEMVTPLKFIPLIENLNRVDRLTFALLRQAGAEIVPLLHENPNLKFTFNVTTDQFLSPRFFVDLQEVLIVGNFPMNCVVLEITERQEMADLELARKTVQRYAEKGIRIAIDDVGTGHNGLSSIQTLEAGILKLDKFFIDGIVENEKSRLMVEMLCQLAKEYNMNVVAEGIETAEQAAVTMAMGIHEAQGFYFSRPVPAEQLLEQVKELTIVKPANDKIILPKADAVPLELTAQAS, translated from the coding sequence ATGAGCAGCTGGAACAAGGCTCAATTGCGCGATCTGACGGACCGCAGCATTGTGCGCATGGAACTGGCAGCGGACAGAGCCGTAACAACCATTGCTGAAATTCACATCAATGGATTGACGCAATGTTCCCCCAGCACAATCGAAGAATATCGGAAGCTGATTTTTTCGGTCGCGAGCATTAAAGATATCAGGCTCTCGGACGGACAACAGACATGTGCAGGCTTTAACGCTGATACTGTTTCACAAGACCTTGCAGAAACAGCTGATTGGGAGTCTGCCACCAATCCAACATTGCAATTTGCGGCAACCGGCGCTCCCAAAGATTCCCGCTTCAAAATCCGCTGGGCGGGTGACGAGTTTGATGTTGTTGCTGTTCTGAGCACCGGTGGCCTTCTGGACGATATTATACCTGCGGCGCTGCGCGAACAGGTTTCCATGAAAGTTGTTCTCAACAATGGCCGGACAGTTGCAGCTTACCAGCAAATCGCTGCCGAACCGGATTTGGTTGCAGATTGGGAGCCGGATTTTCTGGTTAACGCGGAATCCCAGCGCTATCCCATAACGGCCTATACTTCGGTTTCTCCGGATTTTCTCTGGAACTGGCGTAATTTCACATCGCTAGAAGTTGAGCTTTTGATTGTTTTGTTCAGCATCATTATCGGTTTTTTGGTCGGACGCGCTGTTTTCCGGCCCACCGGTGCGGTCGGAGAGATTGATGCAGCCCTCAAGAACCGCGAATTCATTCCCCATTATCAGCCGATTGTTGCCCTGAATTCGGGCAAAATAGTCGGTTTTGAAATGCTGGCGCGGTGGCAGCGGAAATCAGGCGAGATGGTAACGCCGCTGAAATTCATTCCGCTTATTGAAAATTTGAATCGGGTTGACCGACTGACGTTTGCCTTGTTGCGCCAGGCTGGCGCAGAAATTGTGCCGCTGCTGCACGAAAATCCCAATTTGAAGTTCACTTTCAATGTCACGACTGATCAATTTCTCAGCCCACGTTTTTTTGTTGATTTGCAGGAAGTTCTGATCGTCGGAAACTTCCCGATGAATTGTGTGGTGCTGGAAATAACCGAGCGTCAGGAGATGGCCGATCTGGAATTGGCCCGCAAGACCGTACAGCGCTATGCGGAAAAAGGAATTCGCATTGCGATTGATGATGTAGGAACCGGCCATAATGGCCTGTCCTCCATTCAAACTCTTGAAGCGGGTATTCTAAAGCTCGATAAATTCTTCATTGACGGAATTGTGGAAAACGAAAAATCCCGTCTCATGGTGGAGATGCTTTGTCAGTTGGCCAAAGAATACAATATGAATGTTGTGGCCGAAGGCATTGAAACTGCCGAGCAGGCAGCGGTTACGATGGCTATGGGTATACATGAAGCTCAGGGCTTCTATTTCTCACGCCCGGTTCCGGCAGAGCAGCTTTTGGAGCAAGTCAAAGAACTGACGATCGTCAAGCCTGCGAATGACAAAATTATTTTGCCGAAAGCTGACGCGGTACCTTTGGAACTAACTGCCCAAGCCAGCTAG
- a CDS encoding tellurite resistance TerB family protein, which translates to MQMKSLLDQFLGSNSDENAQGGGSNKGALAKGALAGGLLTLLMSGGSPKKMIKRAVKVGGAAAIGGLAYKAYSDWQAGKDPQAVTRTDAAPELPSPEGTAFMPTDPVAAEDLSLRLVRAMVAAAKADGHVTSAERRRIQSQLPQLGLGTEAEALIAEELDGPLDVGRVADMANGPEDAAEIYAASLLVVDHEAPAERGYLAMLAARLKLDPRLVEHLHTNVHALVEL; encoded by the coding sequence ATGCAGATGAAGTCCCTTCTCGACCAGTTCCTTGGATCCAATAGCGATGAGAATGCGCAAGGGGGAGGCTCCAATAAGGGGGCGCTCGCGAAAGGGGCTCTGGCCGGTGGTTTGCTGACACTATTGATGAGCGGCGGTTCCCCAAAAAAGATGATTAAACGCGCGGTCAAGGTTGGCGGTGCGGCCGCTATCGGCGGGCTTGCCTACAAGGCCTATTCCGACTGGCAAGCTGGTAAAGACCCGCAGGCGGTCACCAGGACTGATGCGGCGCCAGAGCTCCCGTCGCCTGAAGGCACGGCCTTCATGCCGACAGATCCTGTTGCTGCCGAGGATTTGTCGCTGCGCCTCGTGCGCGCCATGGTTGCTGCGGCCAAGGCCGACGGCCACGTGACCAGCGCCGAACGCCGGCGTATTCAATCGCAACTGCCGCAGCTTGGCCTTGGCACTGAAGCTGAAGCGTTGATCGCGGAAGAACTTGATGGTCCATTGGATGTGGGCCGTGTGGCCGATATGGCCAATGGTCCCGAGGACGCTGCCGAGATTTACGCCGCCTCGCTTCTTGTGGTCGACCACGAAGCTCCGGCCGAACGCGGCTACCTTGCCATGCTCGCTGCCCGCCTCAAGCTTGACCCGCGCCTCGTTGAGCATTTGCACACCAACGTCCACGCATTGGTTGAACTCTAA
- the ilvN gene encoding acetolactate synthase small subunit — protein sequence MSDTNLKDQPGSAYFIPEFLDTLETHTLSVLVDNEPGVLARVIGLFSGRGYNIDSLTVSETEHEKHLSRITIVTTSTPQVLRQIRSQLERLVPVHRVVDLTRLADELGYDKPLERELALVKVAGKGDQRVEALRLADAFRAQVIDANINHFVFEITGRSSKIEQFIQIMSPLGLVEVSRTGIAALSRGPEAM from the coding sequence ATGAGCGATACAAATCTTAAAGACCAACCGGGATCAGCCTATTTCATTCCCGAATTTCTCGATACGCTCGAGACACACACTCTGTCAGTTCTGGTGGACAATGAGCCGGGTGTTCTGGCGCGGGTTATCGGCCTGTTTTCCGGCCGTGGCTATAATATTGACAGTCTGACGGTCTCTGAGACCGAGCATGAGAAGCATCTGTCGCGCATCACCATTGTGACAACCAGCACACCGCAGGTCCTGCGTCAGATTCGCTCACAGCTGGAACGACTTGTCCCGGTCCATCGTGTGGTTGACCTGACCCGGCTGGCGGATGAACTTGGCTACGATAAACCGCTGGAGCGAGAACTGGCTCTGGTCAAAGTGGCCGGAAAAGGTGACCAGCGTGTTGAAGCCCTGCGTCTTGCCGATGCCTTCCGTGCGCAGGTTATCGACGCCAATATCAACCATTTCGTGTTTGAGATTACCGGTCGTAGTTCAAAGATTGAACAGTTCATCCAGATCATGAGTCCCCTGGGTCTGGTCGAGGTCTCACGGACCGGCATTGCGGCGCTCAGCCGTGGCCCAGAAGCGATGTAA
- a CDS encoding LytTR family DNA-binding domain-containing protein, which produces MKHIEERYMALIALFAACLIAAHSAGGGPAAFLGTYFYWLVRIGAESLLFFGVRSNIESYAPKSLSLTMITILAILISHLPFVLSVTAMDIVLGYPELGINGSGTGETSRIAELALEMIYLFDNHLALCLLLSVPRLVQRSLSRQSLPHEGGNNGAFLSAIDPALNGEILWVEAQEHYVRITTEHENRMVLARFSDIVRELSQMDGMQVHRSHWVANSAIVKEQKNGQNLTLLLSTGDNVPVSRSFKSKLAAIRNDEAQG; this is translated from the coding sequence ATGAAGCATATCGAAGAGCGCTATATGGCTTTGATTGCCCTGTTTGCCGCGTGCCTCATTGCAGCTCACAGTGCTGGCGGTGGCCCTGCAGCATTTCTTGGCACCTATTTCTACTGGCTTGTCCGCATTGGAGCGGAGAGCCTGCTGTTCTTCGGGGTCCGGTCCAATATCGAGAGCTACGCACCAAAATCCCTTTCGCTGACAATGATTACCATACTCGCAATCCTGATAAGCCATCTGCCCTTTGTTCTGTCAGTCACGGCCATGGATATTGTTCTGGGATATCCTGAATTGGGTATCAACGGGTCAGGAACTGGCGAAACATCACGGATAGCAGAGCTGGCACTGGAGATGATTTATCTCTTTGACAACCATTTGGCGCTTTGTTTGCTCCTGAGCGTGCCACGACTTGTTCAGCGCTCTTTATCCCGGCAGTCATTGCCTCATGAGGGGGGTAACAATGGCGCCTTCCTGTCTGCAATTGATCCTGCGCTGAACGGGGAAATCTTGTGGGTTGAGGCGCAGGAGCATTATGTGCGCATCACAACCGAACACGAAAACCGCATGGTGCTGGCGCGGTTTTCGGATATTGTCCGGGAGCTGTCACAGATGGACGGAATGCAGGTTCATCGATCCCACTGGGTGGCAAATTCAGCCATTGTCAAAGAACAGAAGAATGGACAAAACCTGACCCTGCTCCTGAGTACAGGCGATAATGTGCCGGTGAGCCGGTCATTCAAAAGCAAATTAGCGGCAATCAGAAACGACGAGGCGCAGGGCTGA
- the ccmB gene encoding heme exporter protein CcmB: MSGFNAILGQSLKLAWRVGGGALLGLLFFLAVVIIMPFAVGPDLKLLARIGPAILWIGALLATLLGLDRLFQADLEDGSLDILYLSPLPLELAVLAKGLGHWIATGVPLIIGAPVFSLFLNLDGTAIAGVTLTLLVGTPALVFIGIVGSTLMVALQRGGMLLSILVLPLTIPVLIFGVSAANALNSASATISTPFSTPFLVLCALSLISLVVGPVAGAAALRLARD; the protein is encoded by the coding sequence GTGAGCGGTTTTAATGCAATCCTGGGTCAATCCCTCAAACTGGCCTGGCGCGTTGGCGGCGGCGCGCTGCTTGGACTGCTGTTTTTTCTGGCGGTTGTCATCATCATGCCATTTGCGGTTGGGCCGGACTTGAAGCTGCTGGCGCGCATCGGCCCCGCAATTCTGTGGATTGGTGCATTGCTGGCAACGCTGCTTGGCCTCGATAGATTGTTTCAGGCGGATCTTGAAGACGGCTCGCTGGATATTCTCTATCTCAGCCCCCTGCCGCTGGAATTGGCAGTTTTGGCCAAAGGCCTTGGCCACTGGATTGCAACCGGCGTGCCCCTGATCATCGGAGCGCCTGTCTTTTCTCTTTTCCTCAATCTGGATGGGACCGCTATTGCGGGCGTCACATTGACCCTGCTTGTTGGAACCCCGGCGCTGGTCTTTATCGGCATCGTGGGGTCAACGCTGATGGTTGCCCTGCAGCGTGGTGGTATGTTGCTATCCATTCTGGTGCTGCCACTCACCATCCCGGTGCTGATTTTTGGTGTCTCGGCCGCCAATGCGCTGAACAGTGCAAGCGCAACCATCTCCACCCCCTTTTCCACGCCTTTTCTGGTTCTGTGCGCGCTGTCGCTGATCAGTCTGGTTGTTGGACCGGTTGCGGGCGCCGCAGCCCTGAGGCTTGCAAGGGACTAG
- a CDS encoding aggregation factor core — protein sequence MNSLMKTLTIAAGVCACATSLAFADMAVEFDEGAPKDRFTFANKGSCTIANAKVTLDLSGSKSGLIFDVTGSGAGVEVFQPLEIVSGANALHSVPTVKDGDNQITLDINQLDAGQSISFTIDVDDTMGGREITVSGSEIVGAKVAFSLDSKSASGTFGSNARTNIELNACRL from the coding sequence ATGAATTCCTTGATGAAAACCCTGACGATTGCTGCCGGAGTTTGCGCCTGCGCAACATCGCTGGCCTTTGCCGATATGGCCGTAGAATTTGATGAGGGCGCGCCGAAAGATCGGTTCACGTTCGCGAACAAGGGCTCTTGCACAATCGCAAATGCAAAAGTGACGCTGGATCTGTCTGGCTCGAAGTCAGGTCTGATATTTGATGTGACCGGAAGCGGTGCAGGCGTTGAGGTGTTTCAACCCTTGGAAATCGTCTCCGGCGCAAATGCTTTGCACAGTGTTCCCACCGTGAAGGATGGCGACAATCAGATTACTCTGGACATAAATCAGCTTGATGCGGGCCAAAGCATCTCCTTTACCATTGATGTGGACGACACGATGGGTGGTCGGGAGATTACTGTGTCCGGCTCTGAAATTGTCGGCGCAAAAGTGGCTTTTTCTCTGGACAGCAAGTCCGCATCCGGCACTTTTGGTTCAAATGCGCGCACAAACATTGAGCTGAACGCCTGTCGCTTGTAA
- a CDS encoding group III truncated hemoglobin has product MNIRIIPAPPARTLAHDTITAEQVSHLVDSFYERVRSDEQLAPLFLQHMSLDWPEHLGRMKAFWRSVLLKTGEYKGKPVPAHTKMQNVGTEDFAHWLDLFGMTVKEVFVPAAQPIVIQAAERIATSLWLAMKADPFAKPPIWPKVGRGDSK; this is encoded by the coding sequence ATGAACATTAGAATTATTCCCGCACCGCCAGCACGCACGCTCGCACATGACACCATCACAGCTGAGCAAGTGTCTCATTTGGTAGACAGCTTTTATGAGCGCGTGCGATCCGATGAACAGCTGGCGCCCTTGTTTCTGCAGCATATGAGCCTAGACTGGCCGGAGCATCTGGGTCGAATGAAAGCATTCTGGCGCTCGGTTCTTCTGAAAACCGGAGAATATAAGGGTAAGCCAGTCCCTGCACACACCAAGATGCAGAATGTCGGGACTGAAGATTTTGCGCATTGGCTGGATCTGTTTGGAATGACGGTGAAGGAGGTGTTTGTGCCCGCTGCACAACCCATTGTCATTCAAGCCGCAGAAAGGATTGCCACAAGTCTGTGGCTGGCCATGAAAGCCGATCCGTTTGCAAAACCACCAATTTGGCCAAAGGTCGGAAGAGGCGATTCAAAATGA